In Actinoplanes sp. NBC_00393, a single genomic region encodes these proteins:
- a CDS encoding nitric-oxide reductase large subunit, with translation MRLSKGWVQGVALVMVFGFFVMGMLALRTYTDSMPLPKQVTGPSGEVLYTGAEVTAGQQTFLRRGLQQYGSVMGHGAYLGPDYTAEYLRISAEHIRDGLAVSGQQEPAEAAKRMLRENRYDEATGSLAFTAEQVAAFEAATRHYADFFGAESTKYGLLPKVITDPQEIHELTAFFSWTAWASAAERPGHSYSYTNNWPPEPRVDNTPTADIVVWSGLSLTALLVGLGALFALYGRWSRTIGWHASEQPSLAFRQPGEVQITKAQKVTAWFFFVVAALFLVQSLLGGAIEHYRADLSTFFGIDLAQVLPFNLARTWHVQLALFWTAAAFLAAGVFLTPIIAGREPRRQHWLAWGLLGALVIVVVGSMTGEAISIFGADWAKGSIFFDQQWEYLDLPRFWQALLVIGLFLWIAIVYRGIRSRLRTEHRLNMPWLFFYAGLAIPAFYAVGMLASAQSHLTVAEFWRFWVVHLWVEDFLELFTTVMVAYIFVMLGVVRRRIAIQIIFLDVILYSAGGVIGTMHHLYFSGTPVEHMALGAFFSALEVVPLTFLTVEAWTFLQLGSRQQARSSAPFPHRWAVMFLVAVGFWNFVGAGVFGFLINLPLVSYFQIGTALTANHGHGAMMGVYGMLAVGLALFALRYIVPASKWPDKLAKISFWSLNIGLAWMVFVTLLPLGILQLWHSVNDGYFEARTLGYITEPGNAFLEWMRMPGDLILIIGGVLPFLWITYLGIRHGIKPTATELPPETLYVEETAEAAQDRTGLPAMSSAGAEGGLRRSRSRYASDLREEAEGP, from the coding sequence TTGCGCCTCTCGAAGGGATGGGTCCAGGGCGTTGCCCTGGTCATGGTCTTCGGTTTCTTCGTCATGGGCATGCTGGCCCTGAGGACCTACACCGACTCGATGCCGTTACCGAAGCAGGTGACCGGCCCGAGCGGTGAAGTGCTCTACACCGGCGCGGAGGTGACGGCCGGGCAGCAGACCTTCTTGCGCCGCGGGTTGCAGCAGTACGGCTCCGTGATGGGGCACGGCGCCTACCTCGGTCCGGATTACACCGCCGAGTATCTGCGCATCTCGGCCGAGCACATCAGGGACGGTCTCGCCGTCTCCGGACAGCAGGAGCCCGCCGAGGCAGCGAAACGGATGCTGCGCGAGAACCGGTACGACGAGGCGACCGGCAGCCTCGCCTTCACCGCCGAGCAGGTCGCTGCCTTCGAGGCCGCTACCAGGCATTACGCCGACTTCTTCGGCGCCGAAAGCACGAAGTACGGTCTCCTGCCCAAGGTGATCACCGACCCTCAGGAGATCCACGAGCTGACCGCGTTCTTCTCGTGGACGGCCTGGGCGAGCGCCGCGGAGCGGCCCGGGCACAGCTACTCCTACACCAACAACTGGCCGCCCGAACCACGCGTCGACAACACCCCGACCGCCGACATCGTGGTCTGGTCAGGCCTGTCGCTGACGGCTCTGCTGGTCGGCCTCGGCGCGCTGTTCGCGTTGTACGGGCGCTGGAGCCGGACTATCGGCTGGCACGCCTCCGAGCAGCCGAGCCTGGCGTTCCGTCAGCCCGGCGAGGTCCAGATCACCAAGGCACAGAAAGTGACCGCGTGGTTCTTCTTCGTCGTGGCCGCGCTGTTCCTGGTGCAGTCTCTGCTGGGCGGGGCCATCGAGCATTACCGCGCCGATCTGAGCACGTTCTTCGGCATCGATCTCGCGCAGGTGCTGCCGTTCAACCTGGCTCGCACCTGGCATGTACAGCTGGCGCTGTTCTGGACGGCGGCAGCGTTCCTCGCGGCCGGCGTGTTCCTCACGCCGATCATCGCAGGCCGGGAACCGCGCCGGCAGCATTGGCTGGCGTGGGGGCTGCTCGGTGCGCTGGTGATCGTGGTGGTCGGCTCCATGACCGGGGAAGCGATCAGCATCTTCGGCGCCGACTGGGCCAAGGGGTCGATCTTCTTCGACCAGCAGTGGGAATATCTGGACCTGCCGAGGTTCTGGCAGGCGCTGCTGGTGATCGGATTGTTCCTGTGGATCGCGATCGTCTATCGCGGGATCCGATCCCGGCTGAGGACCGAGCACCGGCTCAACATGCCATGGCTGTTCTTCTACGCCGGCCTGGCGATCCCGGCGTTCTACGCGGTCGGCATGCTGGCGTCGGCGCAGAGCCATCTGACCGTGGCGGAGTTCTGGCGGTTCTGGGTCGTGCACCTGTGGGTGGAGGACTTCCTGGAGCTGTTCACCACGGTGATGGTGGCCTACATCTTCGTGATGCTCGGGGTGGTCCGGCGCCGGATCGCCATCCAGATCATCTTCCTCGACGTCATCCTCTACTCCGCGGGCGGCGTGATCGGGACGATGCACCACCTGTACTTCTCCGGCACACCGGTGGAGCACATGGCGCTGGGCGCGTTCTTCTCGGCGCTCGAGGTGGTCCCGCTGACGTTCCTGACCGTCGAAGCGTGGACCTTCCTGCAGTTGGGCTCTCGGCAGCAGGCTCGTAGCAGCGCGCCGTTCCCGCACCGATGGGCGGTGATGTTCCTGGTCGCCGTGGGTTTCTGGAACTTCGTCGGCGCGGGCGTCTTCGGCTTCTTGATCAATCTGCCGCTCGTGTCGTACTTCCAGATCGGCACAGCGCTGACCGCCAACCACGGACACGGCGCGATGATGGGCGTCTACGGCATGCTCGCCGTCGGCTTGGCGCTCTTCGCGCTGCGCTACATCGTTCCCGCGTCGAAATGGCCGGACAAACTGGCGAAGATCTCGTTCTGGTCGCTCAACATCGGGCTGGCCTGGATGGTGTTCGTGACCCTGCTGCCGTTGGGCATCCTGCAACTGTGGCACTCGGTCAACGACGGGTACTTCGAGGCACGCACGCTCGGCTACATCACCGAACCGGGCAACGCCTTCCTCGAATGGATGCGGATGCCCGGCGACCTCATCCTGATCATCGGCGGGGTGCTGCCGTTCCTGTGGATCACGTATCTCGGCATCCGCCACGGCATCAAGCCGACGGCGACCGAGCTGCCACCGGAGACGCTCTACGTCGAGGAGACCGCTGAGGCCGCGCAGGACCGCACCGGTCTTCCGGCCATGAGCAGTGCCGGCGCCGAGGGTGGGCTGCGCCGATCGCGTAGCCGCTACGCCTCCGACCTTCGTGAGGAGGCGGAAGGGCCGTGA
- a CDS encoding slipin family protein: MIIGVVVVSVLLVLAAVSLKVLKEYERGVAFRLGRLREPLDPGIRVLVPGLDKLVRVDLRVVTLTIPPQEVITRDNVPARVNAVVLFRVVDPVKSVMSVENHAVATSQIAQTTLRSVVGRAELDTLLAHRADLNEDLAKSIDAMTEPWGIKVEVVEIKDVEIPEAMQRAMAREAEAERERRAKVISARGELQASAQLRDAAKTLSESPASLQLRYLQTLLELGADHNSTVVFPLPIDIIGPFLDTIRGQATRGVNGASPVIKATERTHDAQ, encoded by the coding sequence ATGATCATCGGTGTCGTCGTCGTTTCGGTACTGCTCGTCCTGGCCGCTGTCTCGCTGAAGGTGCTGAAAGAGTACGAACGCGGCGTGGCGTTTCGGCTGGGACGGTTGCGCGAGCCACTGGACCCGGGCATCAGGGTCCTGGTGCCGGGCCTGGACAAACTGGTCAGAGTTGATCTGCGGGTGGTCACGCTGACGATTCCGCCGCAGGAGGTCATCACCCGCGACAACGTGCCGGCCCGCGTCAATGCCGTCGTTCTCTTCCGGGTGGTCGACCCGGTGAAATCGGTGATGTCGGTGGAGAACCACGCGGTTGCTACTTCCCAGATCGCTCAGACCACGTTGCGGTCGGTCGTCGGTCGCGCGGAGCTGGACACGCTGCTCGCCCATCGGGCAGACCTCAACGAGGACCTCGCGAAGTCGATCGACGCGATGACCGAGCCTTGGGGGATCAAGGTCGAGGTCGTCGAGATCAAGGACGTCGAGATCCCTGAAGCGATGCAGCGGGCGATGGCGCGCGAGGCCGAGGCCGAGCGGGAGCGCCGGGCGAAGGTGATCAGCGCCCGTGGCGAACTCCAGGCCTCGGCGCAACTGCGCGACGCCGCGAAGACGCTCAGCGAAAGCCCGGCGAGCCTCCAGCTTCGCTACCTGCAGACCCTGCTCGAGCTCGGTGCCGACCACAACTCCACGGTCGTGTTTCCCCTGCCGATCGACATCATCGGCCCGTTCCTCGACACCATCCGTGGACAGGCCACGCGCGGCGTCAACGGCGCCTCGCCCGTGATCAAAGCTACGGAAAGGACGCATGATGCCCAGTGA
- a CDS encoding Acg family FMN-binding oxidoreductase codes for MDVLENCVRTAMLAPSLHNSQPWLFRIGDGTVDVYADPDRRLDVLDPVGRELMISVGAAVFTLRVSLQAAGYLPSVAIFPAEDDPVLVARVSTTGQAAADPMIERLAAAVPHRHTNRSPFAGTAIPDAAIESMVEAAAEENARLVLADPASRDEILALSQEADRRLRAAEGYEQELARWTTQRIRRHDGVPPTATGPWDAMESMPIRDFGQLQSHLPRPTDEFEPHPTIMVLSTFGDDRTAWVTAGQALQRVLLTATWQNLATTPICQSVEVPEVRERLTDTSAGVWAQMVLRVGYGPATTATPRRLLADVLLPDSVCT; via the coding sequence GTGGACGTGCTTGAGAACTGTGTCAGAACAGCGATGCTCGCGCCTTCGCTGCACAACAGTCAGCCATGGTTGTTCCGGATCGGTGACGGAACCGTTGACGTGTACGCCGATCCCGATCGGCGACTCGACGTTCTCGATCCGGTCGGCCGAGAGTTGATGATCAGCGTCGGTGCCGCGGTCTTCACATTGCGAGTGAGCCTGCAGGCCGCCGGTTACCTGCCTAGCGTCGCGATCTTTCCGGCCGAGGATGATCCGGTCCTCGTGGCCAGGGTGAGCACCACAGGCCAGGCGGCTGCCGACCCGATGATCGAACGCTTGGCAGCAGCCGTGCCGCACCGGCACACCAACCGGTCCCCATTCGCCGGCACCGCCATCCCAGACGCCGCGATCGAATCCATGGTCGAGGCCGCCGCTGAGGAAAACGCCCGCCTGGTGCTGGCAGACCCAGCCAGCCGGGACGAGATCCTTGCGCTGTCGCAGGAGGCCGATCGGCGCCTACGCGCCGCTGAGGGCTATGAACAGGAGTTGGCCCGCTGGACCACCCAGCGGATCCGTCGGCACGACGGCGTCCCGCCGACGGCGACCGGGCCCTGGGACGCCATGGAGAGCATGCCGATCCGGGACTTCGGACAGCTGCAGTCACACCTGCCGCGGCCGACTGATGAGTTCGAGCCGCATCCGACGATCATGGTGCTCTCCACCTTCGGTGACGACCGGACCGCCTGGGTCACCGCCGGCCAGGCCCTGCAGCGGGTGCTGCTCACCGCGACCTGGCAGAACCTGGCCACGACACCGATCTGTCAGTCCGTCGAGGTACCGGAGGTCCGCGAACGGCTCACCGACACCAGCGCGGGTGTTTGGGCTCAGATGGTCCTTCGAGTCGGGTACGGCCCGGCCACCACCGCCACGCCGCGACGGCTGCTGGCTGATGTCCTTCTGCCAGATTCCGTCTGTACCTGA